The proteins below are encoded in one region of Drosophila santomea strain STO CAGO 1482 chromosome 3R, Prin_Dsan_1.1, whole genome shotgun sequence:
- the LOC120452525 gene encoding bromodomain-containing protein 3 gives MHRLKLKSKQPPPRNEPTLQPVNGIVQPPVIPPPNRPGRRTNVLEDLKSVLNFIWRSRCSYHFRHPVDAVSLGVPDYHAVVKHPMDLSTIRKRLHNNYYWQASEALEDFKLIFENCIMYNLEGSPVHQAGKDLKEAFNTRLASIDLSKEVELKPKSEKRKRKATDSPPPRVASNYSGHWPSARSPWHCPPAIPGVPAFRNFVPPNLIPSFMPDSLVNPVTSMLPISSMMNPIFKNSWEVKRAVDPPPEQPATSQVAFRPIVLPPPLTSSPIEPIMMPLPKWPTPPPAEPPAPSPLPPPKPTPPVTICYKSLDRLIEKSHSDHLLKSMVKRKRKQITWAFNHADYWRRYSQNPDYDHDREEKLDWKILQERLDSDNFESFDGFVSSVRKMFQNALRCFPEDGLVKTSVKKTNEIFEKRLPKYKELIATAKDKGRVLVASKEKDFRAAETLNIKQEKVDQKTENVLIPKPVIIKTEPMDATEQEVLNTQPQEVQQNVAASTQPLDEPTNAGDQSATLSRMEISSINV, from the coding sequence ATGCATAGACTCAAGTTGAAGAGCAAACAGCCTCCGCCGCGCAATGAGCCAACTCTACAGCCAGTTAATGGCATCGTGCAGCCGCCAGTCATTCCGCCGCCGAATCGTCCTGGACGCAGGACCAACGTGCTGGAGGATCTCAAGTCCGTGCTGAACTTCATCTGGCGCAGTCGCTGTTCCTATCACTTTCGCCATCCCGTCGATGCGGTCAGCCTGGGTGTGCCCGACTACCATGCGGTGGTCAAGCATCCGATGGACTTGAGTACGATCAGGAAGCGGCTGCACAACAACTACTACTGGCAGGCGAGCGAGGCTCTGGAGGATTTCAAGCTGATATTCGAGAACTGCATTATGTACAATCTGGAGGGCTCACCGGTTCATCAGGCGGGCAAGGACCTGAAGGAGGCCTTCAACACGCGCCTGGCCTCCATCGATTTGAGCAAGGAGGTGGAACTAAAGCCGAAATCCGAAAAGCGCAAGAGAAAAGCTACCGACTCGCCACCACCTCGAGTTGCGAGTAATTATTCTGGCCACTGGCCCTCAGCTCGTTCCCCATGGCACTGCCCTCCAGCGATTCCTGGGGTGCCAGCGTTCCGAAATTTCGTGCCTCCGAACTTGATTCCATCCTTTATGCCCGACTCCTTGGTGAATCCCGTGACATCAATGCTTCCGATTTCATCAATGATGAACCCGATATTCAAGAATTCTTGGGAGGTAAAAAGGGCAGTGGATCCACCGCCTGAGCAACCGGCCACATCGCAGGTTGCCTTCCGTCCCATTGTCTTGCCACCACCCTTGACTTCATCGCCAATCGAACCCATCATGATGCCCTTGCCCAAGTGGCCAACGCCACCACCAGCTGAGCCGCCAGCTCCATCGCCTTTACCACCTCCAAAGCCCACGCCACCCGTTACCATCTGCTACAAGTCTCTGGACCGATTGATTGAGAAGAGCCACTCGGATCATCTTCTGAAGTCGATGGTGAAGCGAAAGCGCAAGCAGATTACTTGGGCTTTTAATCACGCTGACTACTGGCGAAGATACTCCCAGAATCCGGACTACGACCACGATCGCGAAGAGAAGCTGGATTGGAAGATACTCCAGGAGCGCTTGGACTCCGATAATTTCGAGAGCTTTGATGGATTCGTTAGCTCTGTGCGAAAGATGTTCCAGAACGCATTGCGTTGCTTTCCGGAAGACGGATTGGTCAAGACTTCGGTGAAAAAAACCAATGAGATCTTTGAGAAACGGCTGCCCAAGTACAAGGAGTTGATTGCCACAGCCAAGGACAAGGGACGTGTGCTGGTGGCCAGCAAGGAAAAGGATTTTCGTGCCGCGGAAACCCTGAACATTAAACAAGAAAAGGTGGATCAGAAGACTGAAAACGTTTTGATTCCAAAACCAGTAATTATTAAAACAGAGCCAATGGATGCAACAGAACAGGAAGTGCTTAATACGCAGCCCCAGGAAGTACAACAAAATGTGGCTGCTAGTACGCAGCCGCTGGATGAACCAACCAATGCTGGCGATCAAAGTGCGACGCTTTCTCGCATGGAAATCAGTTCTATAAATGTGTAA
- the LOC120452531 gene encoding transcription initiation factor IIA subunit 2, translating to MSYQLYRNTTLGNTLQESLDELIQYGQITPGLAFKVLLQFDKSINNALNQRVKARVTFKAGKLNTYRFCDNVWTLMLNDVEFREVHEFVKVDKVKIVACDGKSGEF from the exons ATGTCATACCAACTGTACCGCAACACCACGCTCGGAAACACCCTGCAGGAGAGCCTCGACGAGCTGATTCAG TACGGCCAGATTACGCCCGGATTGGCGTTCAAGGTGCTGCTGCAGTTCGACAAGAGCATCAACAATGCCCTAAATCAGCGGGTCAAGGCCCGCGTCACCTTCAAGGCTGGAAAACTGAACACCTATCGCTTCTGCGACAATGTGTGGACGCTCATGCTCAACGATGTGGAGTTCCGTGAAGTCCACGAGTTCGTCAAAGTGGACAAGGTCAAGATCGTGGCCTGCGACGGCAAGAGCGGCGAATTCTGA